In Mycolicibacterium alvei, a single window of DNA contains:
- a CDS encoding sugar porter family MFS transporter, protein MTHGPVGDSAPGLDYEESEYSGKVVRIASVAALGGLLFGYDSAVINGAVSAIERQFDIGGWKLGFAVASALLGAAIGAMTAGGLADKIGRLAVMKIAAALFLISAIGAGLSVNFIGGNDDHILGLPTGVWMLVLFRIIGGVGVGVASVIAPMYIAETSPPRIRGRLGSLQQLAIATGIFLSLAIDYLLAHLAGGSDQELWLGLEAWRWMFIAMSIPAVLYGALAFTIPESPRFLVAQYRVPEARKVLTMLLGERNLELTITRIQDSLKSEKPPSWSDLRKPTGGVYGIVWVGLGLSMFQQFVGINVIFYYSNILWEAVGFDESQAFVITVITSVINILTTLIAIALVDRIGRKPLLLIGSAGMAVTLGAMAIIFGFIAELRPNAEGELIPVLPGVSGPIALLAANLFVVAFGMSWGPVVWVLLGEMFPNRIRAAALGLAAAGQWVANWLITVTFPGLRDHLGGAYAFYAICALLSLLFVWKWVEETKGKHLEDMHADALKT, encoded by the coding sequence ATGACTCACGGACCGGTCGGTGACTCTGCACCCGGGTTGGATTACGAGGAGTCCGAATACAGCGGCAAGGTGGTCAGGATCGCATCGGTCGCTGCTTTGGGTGGCCTGCTGTTCGGATACGACAGCGCGGTGATCAACGGGGCGGTGTCAGCGATCGAGCGGCAGTTCGATATCGGCGGCTGGAAGCTGGGTTTCGCCGTCGCATCGGCCTTGCTGGGGGCGGCGATCGGGGCGATGACCGCCGGCGGGTTGGCCGACAAGATCGGTCGGCTGGCCGTGATGAAGATCGCGGCAGCGCTGTTCCTCATCAGTGCGATTGGTGCGGGCCTATCGGTCAACTTCATCGGGGGCAACGACGATCACATCCTCGGGTTGCCGACCGGTGTGTGGATGCTGGTGTTGTTCCGCATCATCGGCGGTGTCGGGGTCGGTGTGGCTTCGGTCATCGCCCCGATGTACATCGCAGAGACCTCACCTCCGCGTATCCGTGGCCGTCTGGGCTCCCTGCAGCAGTTGGCCATCGCGACGGGCATCTTCCTGTCGTTGGCCATCGACTATCTGCTGGCCCATCTGGCCGGAGGTTCGGACCAGGAGTTGTGGCTGGGGCTGGAGGCCTGGCGGTGGATGTTCATCGCCATGTCGATCCCGGCCGTGCTGTACGGCGCGCTGGCGTTCACCATTCCGGAGTCACCGCGTTTTCTGGTTGCGCAGTACCGTGTTCCGGAGGCCCGCAAGGTTCTCACCATGTTGCTCGGCGAGCGGAATCTCGAGCTGACGATCACCCGGATCCAGGATTCGCTGAAATCCGAGAAGCCGCCGTCATGGTCAGATCTGCGCAAGCCGACAGGCGGTGTCTACGGAATCGTCTGGGTGGGTTTGGGCCTGTCGATGTTCCAGCAGTTCGTGGGTATCAACGTGATCTTCTACTACTCCAATATCCTTTGGGAGGCAGTGGGATTCGATGAGAGTCAGGCGTTCGTCATCACCGTCATCACGTCGGTCATCAACATCCTGACCACGCTGATCGCAATCGCACTGGTCGACAGGATCGGTCGCAAACCACTGTTGCTGATCGGCTCGGCGGGCATGGCGGTGACCCTGGGCGCGATGGCGATCATCTTCGGGTTCATTGCGGAGCTGCGGCCCAACGCCGAGGGTGAGTTGATTCCGGTGCTGCCGGGTGTTTCAGGGCCCATCGCCCTGCTTGCCGCGAACCTCTTCGTGGTCGCGTTCGGCATGTCCTGGGGACCGGTGGTCTGGGTACTCCTGGGTGAGATGTTCCCGAACCGCATCCGGGCGGCTGCGCTGGGGCTGGCCGCAGCCGGTCAATGGGTGGCGAATTGGTTGATCACGGTCACCTTCCCCGGCCTGCGCGACCATCTGGGCGGCGCGTACGCCTTCTACGCGATCTGCGCGCTGCTGTCACTGCTTTTCGTCTGGAAGTGGGTCGAGGAAACCAAGGGCAAACACCTCGAGGACATGCACGCCGACGCGCTCAAGACCTAG
- a CDS encoding phosphoribosyl-ATP diphosphatase, translating into MKQFIPVKTFEALFTELSDKARTRPAGSGTVAALDAGIHGLGKKILEEAGEVWLAAEHESDESLAEEVSQLLYWTQVLLISRGLTLDDVYRKL; encoded by the coding sequence ATGAAACAATTCATACCTGTGAAGACCTTCGAGGCCCTGTTCACCGAACTCAGCGACAAAGCGCGCACCAGACCCGCCGGTAGCGGCACGGTGGCCGCCCTTGACGCCGGCATCCATGGGCTCGGCAAGAAGATCCTGGAGGAGGCTGGCGAGGTGTGGCTGGCCGCCGAGCACGAGAGCGACGAATCGCTCGCCGAGGAGGTCAGCCAGTTGCTGTACTGGACACAGGTGCTGCTGATCTCCCGGGGCCTGACCCTCGACGACGTCTACCGGAAGTTGTGA
- a CDS encoding HAD family hydrolase — translation MRAVLWDMDGTLVDSEKLWDLAMHALYARMGAVLTPEVRESTVGGSSENVMRIVYDDLGLNPDPAAMAESADWLHDYTGELFEQGLPWRPGAQEMLDGLAAAEIPMALVTNTRRDLAERALNSIGRHYFSVTVCGDEVASGKPAPDPYLRAADLLGVSTASCLAVEDSATGTASAEAAGCPVLVVPNDVEVPTGTRRRHASSLSYLDVAGLRAVHSELNSQAGERTA, via the coding sequence ATGCGTGCGGTGCTGTGGGATATGGATGGCACACTCGTCGACTCCGAAAAGCTGTGGGACTTGGCGATGCACGCGCTGTATGCCCGGATGGGGGCGGTGCTCACGCCCGAGGTCCGCGAATCCACCGTGGGTGGCTCATCGGAGAACGTGATGCGGATCGTCTACGACGATCTCGGTCTGAATCCCGATCCGGCGGCGATGGCCGAATCCGCGGACTGGCTGCACGATTACACCGGTGAGCTCTTCGAGCAGGGGTTGCCGTGGCGGCCCGGCGCCCAGGAGATGCTCGACGGTCTGGCCGCCGCCGAGATTCCGATGGCGCTGGTGACCAACACTCGCCGGGATCTGGCTGAGCGTGCGCTGAACAGCATTGGCCGCCACTACTTTTCGGTGACCGTCTGCGGTGACGAGGTCGCGAGCGGCAAGCCGGCCCCTGACCCGTATCTGCGGGCGGCCGATCTTCTCGGCGTCTCCACAGCATCCTGCCTGGCGGTGGAGGATTCGGCGACCGGCACGGCGTCGGCCGAGGCGGCCGGTTGCCCGGTCCTGGTGGTGCCCAACGATGTGGAGGTACCCACGGGGACACGGCGCAGGCACGCTTCGTCGCTGTCGTATCTCGATGTGGCCGGTCTGCGGGCCGTGCATTCCGAACTGAATTCCCAAGCCGGAGAACGCACCGCCTGA